From the genome of Rhodothermales bacterium, one region includes:
- a CDS encoding dicarboxylate/amino acid:cation symporter: protein MTTERKGLSLHTKILLGLVLGAVAGGLASALGGEAAVGLVTAYVKPVGTLFIRLITMIAAPLVLASLVAGAASITDPHALGRIGGKTLGLYLATTAVAITLGLVLANLIQPGVGLPAEVSARLLAGYGEQAAARIERAEAVSFVDQLLALVPTNPFEALATGNMLQIVVFALIVGLALTRVAPAKAAPVVQFFDGFTDVLIKIVEGVMRLAPVGVFALIAAVTAEFGFGILGTLGWYSLAVVLGLGLHTFGVYGPLVVLGTRGRMSLGRFYRGLRNVQLLAFSSSSSAATLPLTLRATQEKLGVSERVAAFVLPLGATINMDGTALYQGVAAVFIAQVYGLSLGLADQAAIVLTATLASIGTAAVPGAGLVMLVIVLQTAGIPVEGIALIFGVDRVLDMCRTVVNVTGDAAVATVVAASEGELDAPLKAPAHDAVLV, encoded by the coding sequence ATGACGACAGAGCGAAAGGGCCTCTCGCTGCACACGAAAATCCTCCTCGGCCTGGTGCTCGGCGCCGTCGCGGGAGGGCTCGCGAGCGCGCTCGGCGGCGAGGCGGCCGTGGGCCTCGTGACGGCGTACGTCAAGCCGGTCGGGACGCTGTTCATCCGGCTCATCACGATGATCGCAGCGCCGCTCGTCCTCGCGAGCCTCGTCGCGGGAGCCGCTTCCATCACGGACCCGCACGCGCTCGGGCGGATCGGCGGGAAGACGCTCGGGCTCTATCTCGCGACGACGGCCGTCGCCATCACGCTCGGGCTCGTGCTCGCCAACCTCATCCAGCCCGGCGTCGGGCTCCCGGCCGAGGTCAGCGCCCGCCTTCTCGCGGGCTACGGCGAGCAAGCCGCCGCCCGCATCGAGCGGGCCGAGGCGGTGTCGTTCGTGGACCAGCTCCTCGCGCTCGTCCCGACGAACCCGTTCGAGGCCCTCGCGACGGGCAACATGCTCCAGATCGTTGTGTTCGCGCTCATCGTCGGCCTCGCGCTGACCCGCGTCGCCCCGGCGAAGGCCGCGCCCGTGGTCCAGTTCTTCGATGGGTTCACGGATGTCCTCATCAAAATCGTCGAGGGGGTGATGCGGCTGGCGCCGGTCGGCGTGTTCGCCCTGATCGCGGCGGTGACGGCGGAGTTCGGGTTCGGGATTCTCGGCACGCTCGGGTGGTACTCGCTCGCCGTCGTGCTCGGGCTCGGGCTCCACACGTTCGGCGTCTACGGGCCGCTCGTGGTGCTGGGGACGCGGGGCCGGATGTCCCTCGGCCGGTTCTACCGAGGGCTGCGGAACGTCCAACTCCTCGCGTTCTCATCGTCGAGTTCGGCGGCGACGCTGCCGCTCACGCTGCGGGCGACGCAGGAGAAGCTGGGGGTGAGCGAGCGCGTGGCGGCGTTCGTGCTCCCGCTCGGCGCGACGATCAACATGGACGGGACGGCGCTCTACCAGGGCGTCGCCGCCGTGTTCATCGCGCAGGTCTACGGCCTCTCGCTCGGCCTCGCCGACCAGGCCGCGATCGTGCTCACCGCCACGCTGGCGTCGATCGGGACGGCGGCGGTGCCGGGCGCGGGCCTCGTGATGCTCGTCATCGTGTTGCAGACGGCGGGCATCCCGGTCGAGGGCATCGCGCTCATCTTCGGCGTGGACCGGGTGCTCGACATGTGCCGGACCGTCGTGAACGTAACGGGGGACGCGGCCGTCGCGACCGTCGTCGCGGCGTCGGAAGGGGAGCTCGACGCCCCACTGAAGGCCCCGGCGCACGACGCGGTGCTGGTCTGA
- a CDS encoding DedA family protein — translation MGELLDLVLHLDAHVALLVHTAGPWAYLVLFAVIFCETGLVVTPFLPGDSLLFAAGAVAALGGLDIDLLARLLFVAAVAGDAVNYAIGKRVGRRAAHRWARPEHLARTEAFFARHGGKAVVLARFAPIVRTLAPFVAGMGAMSYWKFTLYNLLGAGLWVGGFVYAGYFFGAVPFVQEHFTLFVLGIIVLSVLPVLVRVVPFGRLVPVRAASREAA, via the coding sequence ATGGGTGAACTCCTGGACCTCGTGCTCCACCTCGACGCGCACGTCGCGTTGCTCGTCCATACGGCCGGGCCGTGGGCCTACCTCGTGCTCTTCGCCGTGATCTTCTGCGAGACCGGGCTGGTGGTGACGCCGTTCCTGCCGGGCGATTCGCTCCTGTTCGCGGCGGGGGCCGTCGCGGCGCTTGGCGGACTTGACATAGACCTCCTTGCACGGCTGCTCTTCGTGGCTGCCGTCGCCGGGGACGCGGTGAACTACGCCATCGGGAAGCGGGTCGGACGCCGCGCCGCGCATCGGTGGGCGCGGCCGGAGCACCTCGCGCGGACCGAGGCATTCTTCGCCCGGCACGGCGGGAAAGCCGTCGTGCTCGCCCGGTTCGCCCCGATCGTCCGCACGCTCGCGCCGTTCGTCGCGGGGATGGGCGCGATGTCGTACTGGAAGTTCACGCTCTACAACCTGCTCGGGGCCGGGCTGTGGGTCGGCGGGTTCGTCTACGCCGGGTACTTCTTCGGTGCGGTGCCGTTCGTGCAGGAGCACTTCACCCTCTTCGTGCTCGGGATCATCGTGCTCTCGGTTCTCCCGGTGCTCGTCCGGGTGGTTCCGTTCGGCCGGCTGGTCCCGGTGCGGGCGGCATCGCGCGAGGCGGCATGA
- a CDS encoding sodium-dependent transporter, with translation MSGSTRQSVEQWGSRVGLILAMAGNAVGLGNFLRFPRQAVLNGGGSFMVAYFVALLLLGIPLMWVEWGLGRHGGRFRKGHVPGMFAAVWKHPAAKYLGVLGLVIPLAVLIYYTYIESWTLAYTWFSLTQNYWGQATQEAMIGYLQSFQGVGDGPRVHGAWMPFAFFAATLFVNIWVVSKGISGGIERLAKIGMPVLFLFAIVLAVVVFMLPPGPGGETAADGLAFIYTPNLAGLSDASVWLAAAGQIFFTLSVGMGTLQAYASYLSKRDDIALNGLATASTNEAVEVVLGGTIAIPAAVVFFGVSGAVAVAGSGSFNLGFATMPVIFQQLPLGSLLGFMWFGLLFFAGITSSVAMATPILAFFREEFGWQRERVAWGLGAVAFTLGLLHVIWLEYGFLDEWDYWAGTFGLVVFAVVEVILFVWVYGPDNAWRSIHEGADIRIPRVFKFIVTFVTPCYLLFILGWWGVTDALPILMLEQAAGGGPVTEEALPYVVAARALLVAIGLGFLWLIRIAWKRNGYDDRAGFAEVEPDTPTETHRAEVPA, from the coding sequence ATGAGTGGATCTACTCGCCAGAGCGTGGAGCAGTGGGGGAGCCGGGTCGGGCTCATCCTCGCGATGGCGGGCAACGCCGTCGGGCTCGGCAACTTCCTCCGGTTCCCCCGCCAGGCCGTCCTCAACGGCGGCGGCTCGTTCATGGTCGCCTACTTCGTGGCCTTGCTGCTGCTGGGCATTCCGCTGATGTGGGTGGAGTGGGGGCTCGGCCGTCACGGCGGCCGCTTCCGCAAGGGGCACGTCCCGGGCATGTTCGCAGCGGTGTGGAAGCACCCGGCGGCGAAGTACCTCGGCGTGCTCGGCCTCGTGATCCCGCTCGCCGTGCTGATCTACTACACGTACATCGAGAGTTGGACGCTCGCCTACACGTGGTTCTCGCTGACGCAGAACTACTGGGGGCAGGCCACGCAGGAGGCGATGATCGGCTACCTCCAGTCGTTCCAGGGCGTCGGCGACGGGCCGCGCGTGCACGGGGCGTGGATGCCGTTCGCGTTCTTCGCCGCCACGCTCTTCGTCAACATCTGGGTCGTCTCGAAGGGGATCTCCGGCGGGATCGAGCGGCTGGCGAAGATCGGGATGCCGGTGCTGTTCCTCTTCGCGATCGTGCTCGCCGTCGTTGTCTTCATGCTGCCGCCGGGGCCGGGCGGCGAGACGGCCGCCGACGGGCTGGCGTTCATCTACACCCCGAACCTCGCTGGGCTCTCCGACGCTAGCGTGTGGCTGGCCGCCGCAGGCCAGATCTTCTTCACGCTCTCGGTCGGGATGGGGACGCTCCAGGCCTACGCCTCCTACCTCTCGAAGCGCGACGATATCGCCCTCAACGGCCTCGCGACGGCGTCGACGAACGAGGCCGTCGAGGTCGTCCTTGGCGGTACGATCGCGATCCCGGCGGCCGTCGTGTTCTTCGGCGTCAGCGGGGCCGTCGCCGTCGCGGGCTCGGGCTCGTTCAACCTCGGCTTCGCCACGATGCCGGTCATCTTCCAGCAACTCCCCCTCGGGTCGCTCCTCGGATTCATGTGGTTCGGCCTCCTCTTCTTTGCCGGCATCACGTCGAGTGTCGCGATGGCGACGCCAATCCTCGCGTTCTTCCGCGAGGAGTTCGGCTGGCAGCGCGAGCGCGTGGCGTGGGGGCTGGGCGCCGTCGCCTTTACCCTCGGCCTGCTGCACGTGATCTGGCTGGAGTACGGCTTCCTCGACGAATGGGACTACTGGGCCGGGACGTTCGGCCTCGTCGTGTTCGCCGTCGTCGAAGTGATCCTGTTCGTGTGGGTGTACGGGCCGGATAACGCGTGGCGCTCGATCCACGAGGGCGCGGACATCCGCATCCCGCGCGTGTTCAAGTTCATCGTCACGTTCGTGACGCCGTGCTACCTCCTGTTCATCCTCGGTTGGTGGGGCGTGACGGATGCGCTCCCGATTCTGATGTTGGAGCAGGCGGCGGGCGGCGGGCCCGTGACGGAGGAGGCGCTGCCGTACGTCGTCGCCGCGCGCGCCCTGCTCGTTGCCATCGGCCTCGGGTTCCTGTGGCTGATCCGCATCGCGTGGAAGCGGAACGGCTACGACGACCGCGCCGGCTTCGCCGAGGTTGAGCCGGATACGCCGACTGAAACGCACCGCGCGGAGGTGCCGGCATGA